Within Citrus sinensis cultivar Valencia sweet orange chromosome 1, DVS_A1.0, whole genome shotgun sequence, the genomic segment AACCAGTACTACATTAACCTTCTTTCTGGAGAGGGGTTACTTCCATCCGATCAAATTCTCGTGAGCCAAGATCAAACACGCGAAATCATTAATTCATATGCCGAGGACACGTCCGTTTTCTTTGAGGATTTTAAGATTTCTATGTTGAAGATGGGAAGCCTGGGGCCTGCGTCCGGAAATGATGGTCAAATTCGTCGCAACTGTCGCGTGGTTAATTAATCCCAAGCTTGTTAGATGCTGCATTTCAGTTAGCCAGTAATCTTGAGTATGTATGCCTAACATTAGTAAAGTTTCAAGCAAAATTGCTCTAATAAGAGGTCTTGTGCTACTATCatgatttctaaaaaaaaagtgctactatcatgattaatattttctagaCGAAAAAAAACACCCGAGAAGCTCGGATGAAACCTACAAAAGAGTTTATCACTTTATTGCTACAATGGTTAACgctaaatattttaactatAGCAACAGTTTATGTTACAAAGGAGGTAAGGGAGCAATAGAAGAGGTTATAACATTGTATTACAAAGGCATTGACTGCCTTGGGTATGACGGCACATAAGATATATTCATCAAGCCAGTAACTGCAAAGGGCGTACTTTTATGAGGTCTCAGTATTGAAAGTTCAAAGCAACTGTTTCTGCATGTCTCTGCCAGAAGTTTGCTATAATAGATCAGCATCCTTCAAAGAGCATACTTTTATCCCTTGTGCCCCCTGGCTCCACATTTCCATTTCAAGTCCCTGTGGATGAATTATGTTTTCAACATAGAGGACGAGAGGAATAAAAGATAATAGCGCATTTCAACAAAATGTGTGAagctacaacaaaaaatcacaCCCTTCTAAACAACTTTTTTGACTTCTCCTTGCCTAGCTCTCTCCCCAgcacccttttttttttttggtccaaaagGCAAGGGGATAAAAAGGAGGAGTGGGAATGAGGGTTTGAGAAATTAGAGTGAGAGAAAATTGTTAGCACCTGATGGCTTATTCTTCCACATCCAATCTTGAGCAGCCTGAAGCCCCTGCAGTATATGAAGACCATAAGAATGTGTGGTAATAACAGAGAAGATGAGAAGATAAAATTGACGGCACTCTTGCTACCTGTTGGAAGCGTGTTGGATTATTAACTGAACCAGCTGCTACAGGAGGTAATTGAGTATAACCAAGCTCCTGCAAAACCCAAAAGTTtcagcaaataaaaaaaccatGTGATATTACCAACAGAAAAGAATGAAGCTTAAGCAAAAGCTAAGATGATAAGCTTAGATGATAATCTATGGCACATATTCTATAAGCAAACACTACCCTCAGGTACTGCAAAATTCAAGCATATTTTATCATGAAAAGAAATCTGAGACCTGTGTTATCCAAGGCATTTTCTAATGACCGATATATTCCGCATATAAAATTGTCAATGCGTTCTATACACGTAAGTAGACACAGCAACTAGTAAAGTTGACCAAATAGAGGCTCAATTGATACAATCACAGAATTTGGTGAATAtagaacaataataaatacaacATGATTTCAGACAATCTTGCTCAATTAGAcgaaatttcataatttgaatAAGCCATTGTTAGAGtgttggtaaaaaaaaaactattttcttaaagaatAATACCTGAGCATTGTGCTGACCCCTAACCACAGGAGCTTGATACTGGATTTCCACACCACAAGATCAGCAGTAGCAATCACATCTTATAAACATTGTAGAAAAACAATGAAGGGAATACTTAccgaagaagaaaaaggatgtTGTAACTGCTGCTGTTGCTGCTGCCGGAGCTGTGTTTGAAGCTGCACCTGTTGTGTTTGTGGAATGTGCTGAGCAGGTAAAACTTGGGAGTGCAACTGCGATGGAGGCTGCTGTACTGGTGGTttttgttgctgctgctgttgttcGAATAATGTCAACTCTTCAGGTTTCTCCCACTACATTTTCCCAGTGAAATAATCGTCACATACATAGAAGGCCAAATGCAAAATTAAGCATGTGAATGGTTAAATTGTCTTACCTTGCTAACACCAGTTACACAGTTATAATAGTACTTGTATCCATCAGGCGAGGTATGTTCCGTCCAACTACTTTTTGCAGGAGCTACTGTCTGTGATGACACAGATGCAGCAGGACCAATAGATGTAGACACAGGCAGATCTGCAGCTGGTGCTGAAGCAGGAGCACTGGCAACAGTCTGTGGAGCAATCCCAGCCCACTGAGACTGCAAAATAAAATGTTCAGCAAATAACTTAAATGTTGCAAAAAGTTCAAatgaactttattttttgtgcttCTAAATATGAAGTATATGATTAACGGTGGTGCAGACAAAAGAAGACACGATTCAGTTCCAAAAAGCTTTGACATATTATCAAGCCAAAAGCCCTCTGTAATCCTATGGGGCAGAAACTGGAAGTGACAATCATTCACCATGTCAAGGTTCACAAAGAACAGCTCATGTCACTGATGCGCTTATAACAAGTGAAGACAGCCCGGTATGAAGAAGTCTCAAATCAGAGAACTATTCTAATCCTGTCATACCTGCTGTTTAGTACCCTGAGAACCTTGCTGCAATGGTAGATTTTGATTTGACGGTTGCATCAGCTGTAATTGTTGCTGCAGCTGGGAGAATGCCTGCTGGGATGATTGAAAAGTTGCTTGCAGAGTCTGCGTCTGCTGTGACAGCATCTGCGCTAACTGAGATGGGGACTGCTGATAAGGTTGATGTAATTGCTGCTGAACAGGAGCAGGTAACTGCTGTTGATTTGTCCCACCAGGGAGTGAACTAGATTGGGGCTTAATATTTAGAGGAGTTGGTAGTGCTGTAGACGAAGAGGCAATCTGCTGACCCTGAGGTTGGGAAGCAGGCAAATTTCCACTCATACCAAGTAAATGCTGTGATGGTAAGGCTTGACTGAAAGATGTTTGACCAGGAATCTGTAGCTGCCTGAGATGGGAATTTTGTGTATGGGAGTAAGAAGATGGAACCTGAGGGTGAAGTTGAAGTGGAGGCATATGCTGAGGTGATTGAAGGGGCTTCTGTAGTGGTGATATTTGTTGACCAAGGGATGGAGCTTGGGACTCAGGTTGgcaaaaattctgaaaaattttattggaaGTTTTGTTACTCATTATGGTATGACCAGGGAAGACCATTAAGGCATTAAAATGTAAACAGATTTCACTTACCTGTTGTAAAGCAGATGAAGTTGAAGAAACAGCCAGTCCCGGAAGAGGAACATCAGCAGGACCACCCTATAGTAGTGAAAGAATGGTTAAGTAACTGTAAGAAATAAGAGACTCTTCGTGCATGTAAATAAGACTAAATATTTTGCAATTCCAAGCCATCGAGGCATCAACTATAGTTTGCATTTCACACATCAAAATGCAATACCATAAACAAATATTCAAGATATCGTGTTGCAGAATCATCAAATTTGTTCTTACTGGATTTAAAGGCATTCCCAGGTCACCTGACCTAGGAGGCAACTGATTCCCAAAACCACGAATACCAGGATTAGATAGTGGCCCCATATTCCGGGGACTCATGGGATGCCAAGCATTCTGAGGAATCTGGTCGGTGATAGGGTCACCAAAATTCGGTGGGGGTCTATAGGAATATAAAATCATTAGTTCACCAGTATTAAAATCAGGTGAGAATTAAGAAAAAGGCAAAGTAATAAAGCTCATCACTAAATATGTTGGTGGAAGGGGATACCTGGGGCTGGGTGGTTGGAACCGAGGACCGAAACCTGGACCTCCAAATGTGGGACCACTCCTAGGGAAGAAACAAAAGTTATCACAATGGGAGATAATTTGCTCAATCAATAAACAGAAAGGCATAAACTGCAATAATGTTTCTTGTATATATCATAAACTAATCCTTCCTCATCTGTTTGCAATTAATGTATATTATGTCATAAAGAAAAACCTTGAATCTCCAGGCCTGGGCCTCTTAGGATCAGCAAACCGGACAGTTAATGGTTGATCACATCCCTAACGTGCagaaaaagataaatgaaTAACCTTCAAAGCTCTAATTTATAATCCAGTATATTCCAGAAGTAAAAGACTAGGCCTAACATTCTTCAAGTAACAAACAATGCTTACTCTCATTGTATAAATTCCATTAAGAGCATTTATAGCTGCCAATGCCATATCTCTGTGAGAGTATTTAACAAATCCACATCCTTAAGAAAGAATCAACGAAAGTATCAGGAATAGGAAGAACCAACATGATGAAAACAGCttccatataaaaaaatgaggacAGACAATAGATGCTGATAtcagaacaacaagaagaaaaaacaatcCATGACCCTATTATTACATTGAAGATAGCCATTTGATTGGGGAACTACTTAACAATACTAATGATTTCAAccatatcataaaaaatttagaaaagaaaCTATAAAGTCAAAAATCATCAGGCCACTTTTACTCGTATATTCCCTACTCTCTCGCATTGCAAAAAGAAATGCACATATACATGGGCAAAACTGATAATTATATCATCTGCTCGGGTCCAATGATCTCTCAGCAATCAACTGTGATACAACATAGGAAATGCGAACAAGTGAAGCAACATTTCATCCATACTTCAAATCAAATTAGCAGATTGAagtttttaagattaaaatagGAGAAAAAAGGCATACCACGGCTCTGCTTCAGTTCATCACGCATAAGGTAAACATCTTCAACTCGACCATATGGTGAAAAGATCTGCGAAAGAAAATAGTTTCTCTCACTACTGGAGAAAGAAAGTTCCTATGCTTAGTATTTAATAACCATTAACAAAGACAGCAAAACTAAACACAGACAGTTGACATCTCACATACTTCCTCGACTTCTTTTTCAGTAGCTTGTTTGTTCAGCGAGCCTACAAACAGTTTGTATTCTACTGCACCTATAATAAACAGGAATAACATGCAGATTAGAAACATTAGTTATGTTAGAACAACATAactatttacatatatattaacaccatttcaaatgaaaaactaTATGTTTGAGAACAAATTTTCCCCCAGCAAAGCAGTTGCCAGCAGACCATGCCCGTCTCTAGTAGCAAGAATGTAAATGCAATTGAAGGGaaaacaatcatcaataattacCAAGGCGCTCCCTTTCCCCATCCGCATATCGAACTTGGATAGGACCCACACCCTGGTAAACACATTTATGCGTCAGAAACTACCATTGTTATCAAAGTACTAGGAAGTCAAGACCAGCAAGAAAACTGACCCCGGGTAGAGTATGTTGATTGTGCAAGGCTCTAATGGCCCTATCAGCTTCTTCTGAAGTCgcatattttataaaacaacAACCTGGACAACCAAAGAATGTTTATCCTGATTTTATTAAGCCATTGACACCCTATGAATGATGGTGCAAATAGGTAGGTTGAACATATAAGTCAGTAGTATACACCCATGTAATACTATTTACTGTGAACATGGATATAAAAGACATAACTCCAAGACAAAATATATCATTGCCATTCACCTAAATCCATTCATTCAAGaaagaatatttaaataaacagAGAAACAACTAATTTGATAGGAAACTAAAgactttaaattaaaatgaaaacaaaaatcgCGACTGGCACATTAAACATCAAAACATAATACAGCCCCCATTTGATACAAAATGTGCAGAAACATATATGcctaaaaatgattaatttcataagCAAGTCCATGGGAATAACATCAACGAGCAAGAGCACCTTGCTTCATAAAGTGTAAAAAGTATGATCATACACAAGTACCAGACCTCAATCTTCTAAAGAAGGAAGATGTGGCCCACTTCCTTTTGTACCAAGTTTTTCCTTGTGTTCTGCATGCGTGCGTGAATCATGTAGGTTTTACTTTTTAGTAAGAAActaaaaattgtattaatgTGGAGAATCATTATAGGAAGTGGGCCACCCGTGCACtaagaaagcaaaaaaatgaaaacttttcTGTGCTACACAAAAGTATACCCAAACACCCCTCTACAAGGTTAGACCAAAGTAGCTCAAGTCAAAGGAAAGTACAAAGATAGAATATGCATAACTGGACAATCTCAATGTTTACTACCATTACAAAAAGAACTGTCATAATTATAAACGGATTATCAATTattgttgaaaaagaagatgCCCTTTCCAAATCCAATAAAATATCACACGTACTGTTCAAAGATATGAGATACCCTCACAAGGAATGAACGGTGCAACCGAATTAACCAATTAAAACATTTGCTACACCCGACATGGAGGCTCCATACTTATCAAGTCCCCTAAACATCAAATTGAAATCCCATAGAGTCATTTACAAGGAATTGAAACCACACGCTGAAATTCAAATAGACTAATTAAGAAGCACAatccaattttctttcaaaaaagaaTAGGGAAGAGGGGCAGAGAGGGCCATTCCCAAACATCAAAGCCAATGATTACATTCATCCAAAGcagaatagaaaaatgaaatggtAACACAATCACACCTCCAGCTCATACAATTCTCAAAAGGAAACAGCCGAATAGCAAGTGCATGATGTAGACAATAAGAGTTGAACATTTGTGTGTCTAAGTAAATCATGCACACTGGACGAGGGTTTTTGCAGCTTAGACATTGATACTGGAAGTGAATCATCAAAGTAAAAAGCCCACCACAAAGAGAAAACATACATCGCATCCAAAATGTGAGTCATTTGCAcagagaattaataaacagGCCAAGAAACTGTTGGCTGTGGAAAAATAACACGCACCATCAAAATAAAGCTAATATCTTTGAATGCCCATACACTTTGCAAGAACACATAACAATATAAGATGCTGGGGAGCCATAACCTAACATCAACTGACAAGCCACAACAGCTTAACctcatttataaaatagatTGAGGTTCTTCCATACTCTGAATAATTTCAAACTGCTCACATCACATCACATCACATATACTACagatgaaaaagaaacaatcaaTGCTATGCATTCCATTCATAAGGCGTCCAATGTGAAACCCGCACTGACTAAGAGAACGTACCAAAAGCTTAAAATCTTCCCCACAAATGCAAGTCCCAGTCTTAAATTCATTCCAAGATTAAGCATTCGGATATCtaattaaaatcaacaaaacaaaactgaAACTGAAATCTAATAAGCGCCTCCTTAGATGAAATTTctaatgtaaaatttatttacatcaaTATAAACAAAGCGTCAACCATATCCATAAATGTTAAAgcaataagaaagaaaaacaatttaaaagtgACTATGAATGATCCATCCACACAAACATACTGAAAAACACCAATGCAAAAAATTTCCCGTTCACGCATAGTAAGTTGTTAATCAGCTACGAATTGATATTGCTTCATACAATATAAATAACGCAACTATGTCATGAAGAACCAGTAGTTGCCTTCTCTAACGTGAAAAGGGCAAAAACCAATCATCCATCTCAAGAAAAAATTGACAACAATCATCCtgaaacaattataaaaaggGAGAGGGAACGGAAGACAACACATATAATGCAGAATGCTTCTTGGCACCCACACAGAGAAGTTAATCGGCAATATGATCCATGGGATTGGTACTAGATATGCtgaaatcattaattaattatctcaTGAAGTCTAGTCTGCTACTTCCGGCATCACAGAAGCTTAGCCACATGATGTGGTTATTCACAAATTAGCGTACCTTACAATTTTGACGAATAAAGTTAGATCTACATTCCTAAGCACATAACCAACTATAATTgcccaaaattaaaaacagcTAATATGATTGATCGGAAATCGTAGATGTAAGAAAACATCCAACAGATGATTCAAGTACACATCACCATTGCAGAAAAACTAACAGGAAGGACAAAAGACCATAAGTAATCACAGGCCTGATATTTGCCTCCACAAATTGATTTTGTAGCAATATGAACTTGAGCATTCATTTCCACTGAACTAAAAAGCACCTGAACCAGAATCAATCCCTCCAGATGATAGAGGGTCGCAAGATTTGATTACTAACTGCGGCATTGACAGTTGAACAACCCCACATTTGACATCTTATAAATAGAGTAAGAACATCACACATTACATCCATAAGTATCCAAACTGTGATATCCCAAAAATCCAATCACAACACCCAGAAATAATTCCATTCGTATTTTACATCACATACCGAGGCATGAGGAACTAGAATTCAGCAAAATGCCAACCCATTAACAGATAATATCCAAGGAATATGATGAGCAATTAACAATGAACCCAAATTGTTCAGAGTGGTAGGCCCGAGGTCACGAGCAGCAAACAACAAGACAAAACTAACCAAAAACCAAGTATTGATAGCTGTGCATAACTTGTTATATTACATCCTCAGGCGTGCTTGGATGAATAAAACAGAAGCAAACTATCCTAAGTTAGTTCAGGCACTCAAACTTCCAAGCACATCGAGAACTTTGGAAAATGGCCCATAATTCAACAATTGCAATAACACatggaagaaataaaaaaactaataggcctttattagtaaaaaaaaaaaaacagtaggATTGACATCCCATGTTCTGATCATCATTGAAGGAAAGAATGCCCAAAGACATATTTTAACATCATAGACCACATAAATGCACACTTGTGGTACATAATGGACAAAGAGTTCGCATTTTCGACAAATAACATCAACAAAAGCCTGCTCAACATCAAAGGAGCTAAAAAGTATACTCTCTAATACAACCACTCTGGAACCACGAAGCACCGAAACATGCTTCAATTGCACATTGAAGCATATGAAGTCAGCCAGCTAGGCCAAATACATAAAGACAACAACCATAAATTTGCTACCCCCAATATCTATCCAACTGTTAGCTATATGGCTTCCAAATACTTATAAGTCATACAATCCAATTATCATCCATATCTAATCCACAATTAACTTCAAATCCATATCCTGTAGTCAATATGGAAATTATATAGAGTCATTGTAAGCCATCAAATatcttttaacaaaaatgagataaaaatcCAACAAGAGAAGGAAAAACCACAAAAAGCCTCCAAGTATAAAGTGATCAATAAccatgaaaaaggaaaaatccgTAATTACTATCTATACTGTACAACAGTTGCACTTTTGAATATCCTGACATTATTAACCTACTCCCATTACAAATACTTGTTAAGTAATGCCCCACCATTGTAACTGACAAATTATTACAAGCAAACAATCTAATAGCAACTGCTATACAAAGCTGGTATTATATAAGTTCACATCTTGCCTCACGTATGTACAGACTGACAAATCAAAAAGAGTCGTAACAAAACCAACAAGCCGAAAACTTGTTGCAAAACTAACAGAGACGAAAGATGAGCTTAGTTTGCTCCCATCAGCCTCTCAGGGGAACCTGAAAAAAGATAGGTATAAATCACAGTTACTTCAGGGAAAATAACATTTGTACATACCTTGTTGTTGTCCTGTCTTCTTATCCTTAATCAAAGCCACCTCAATCACATTTCCATGTTCTTCAAACAAGGGACGAATCTGACATCAGATAAGTAATTCATTACAAAATTAGACTACATCATGAcaagaaggaaaaatcaaTCATGATTACAGGACACAGTTAGATGTATTAAGAGTCACTAGAAATCTTGTATTGACATATCTTCTTttggggggaggggggggggggactGATATAAAAGCTTCTAGTAATTGTGATAATACACACATCTCAGTAACCTACTTGGAAGTATAATATCCAGGTTGATAAACAGTCACTCAATTCCTAATCAGCTACAAATCCTAGATGTAAGGATGTACGAGCTTTTCAAAACGGAACAGACAGGCAATCCTAGAATGAAAATACTCATGAAAGGTAGATTTCGACACAAGTTAGGCATCAATTTACTTACATCCTCTTCTCTGGCTGTCTTCGGAACAGACCCTACAAATAGCTTGGCAAAACTGCTGCCATCCGCAAGATCTGATAGGGTAGCAAAAAACATATTAAGGTgctgatgataacaaacaagacaGAACTCCAAAATAACAAGTATCgaggaaacaaaatttaaattatagtcCAACTGAAGTataagtaaaaacaaaaatacaaattaattgacattatcaATGTAAAccaaatatttatcaattataacTGATACCCCAAGctatcaaattttatcaaatacacCCCTGGAAGTGGAATATATACAAGGAcgcaaacaaaattaaagaaatctaACCAGGAGAAGGCCCTCCTCGGCCGGAAAATCCACGTTTCTGTCCTGAAATTTGCGGAACAGGCAGCGACTGTGGCAAAGGATAATTCATCCCCGACCTGGGCCCGGACATCGGCCTAAAGCCTCCACCCATTGGCCTGAACCCTCCTCCGACTCCACCTGGCGCACGACGTGGCGGGCTATCAAACGGGCGGTGCCCCCCATCTGCCCCTCCAACCGCACCACCCCCGTCAACATGAAAGTCGTTCGGACTACGGCAAcgattaaattgaaaagaatcTTGATAACTACTGTTGCcgctgttgttgttgttgctgtagCGGTTTGTTAAAGGACC encodes:
- the LOC102613412 gene encoding flowering time control protein FCA, translated to MGGGFRPMSGPRSGMNYPLPQSLPVPQISGQKRGFSGRGGPSPDLADGSSFAKLFVGSVPKTAREEDIRPLFEEHGNVIEVALIKDKKTGQQQGCCFIKYATSEEADRAIRALHNQHTLPGGVGPIQVRYADGERERLGAVEYKLFVGSLNKQATEKEVEEIFSPYGRVEDVYLMRDELKQSRGCGFVKYSHRDMALAAINALNGIYTMRGCDQPLTVRFADPKRPRPGDSRSGPTFGGPGFGPRFQPPSPRPPPNFGDPITDQIPQNAWHPMSPRNMGPLSNPGIRGFGNQLPPRSGDLGMPLNPGGPADVPLPGLAVSSTSSALQQNFCQPESQAPSLGQQISPLQKPLQSPQHMPPLQLHPQVPSSYSHTQNSHLRQLQIPGQTSFSQALPSQHLLGMSGNLPASQPQGQQIASSSTALPTPLNIKPQSSSLPGGTNQQQLPAPVQQQLHQPYQQSPSQLAQMLSQQTQTLQATFQSSQQAFSQLQQQLQLMQPSNQNLPLQQGSQGTKQQSQWAGIAPQTVASAPASAPAADLPVSTSIGPAASVSSQTVAPAKSSWTEHTSPDGYKYYYNCVTGVSKWEKPEELTLFEQQQQQQKPPVQQPPSQLHSQVLPAQHIPQTQQVQLQTQLRQQQQQQLQHPFSSSYQAPVVRGQHNAQELGYTQLPPVAAGSVNNPTRFQQGLQAAQDWMWKNKPSGT